Below is a genomic region from Streptomyces ferrugineus.
CGGGGAGTTGCTGCTTGGCGACCTCGAAGCCGGCCCGGGCCCACTTCGTCGTCTCCTTCGTGGTGAAGGACAGCTCCAGGAAGTACTCCGTGCCCGGCGCCGGCCTGTCCGGCACCCTGAAGGGCACGGTGATCTTCCTGCTGGACAGCGGGGCGACATCGAGCTGTGTGCGGCTCAGCCGTCCGCGCTGCACCACCTCGCCGTCGGCGACGAGCGCCCAACGCCCGTCGAACTCACGGAGGTTGGTGAACAGGTTCTCGTTGGTGAGCAGCACCGCCGCGCCGGGGGCGAGCCGGTCGCCGGCGGCCGGTGCGGCGTTGATCGCCTGGTAGATCCGCTTGATCTCGGCGGCCTTGCCGGTGTGCCGGCGGTCGGCGGTGACGATGCCGTCGGCGACGAAGTTGAAGTCGTTGGGGTTGTCGCCCCAGTCGCCGCCGTACGCGAAGAAGGTCTTCTGCCTCGGCCGCTTCTCGGTGAGGGCGACCGTCGCCGCGTCGAACCAGAACCGCACCCCGTCGTCATCGGGGCCGCGGCCGTCCGAGGCCAGTTCGCCGGCGCTCAGGGCACGGGCGTACACGCGTGCTCGCCGGATGGTGCCGCTGAACTCCCGGCTGGGGTTGTCCATGTCGGTGGCGAGCGCGAGGGAGGCGGTGTTGCGGGCGGGCTTCTGGGTGGTGGTGCGGGTGGCCCTGGCCTCGCCGTCGACGTAGAGGGTGAGCCTGCCCGCGTCCGCGTCGAAGACGCCGGCGACATGGTGCTCGGTGCCGGTCCAGTTGTCGGGCAGCGCCCAGCTCGCGGTGATCCACTGTCCGCCGCCGTGGATGAAGAACTCGAGCTTGTCGTCGGTCTGCTTCAGGGCGTACTGGGTGTCGCCCTTGGCGATGATCGGCTGGTGGTAGCCGAGGTGGTGCGGGGTGATCCACGCCTCCAGCGTCAGGGAGCCGGTGAGGTCGAGGCTCGCGTCGCGGGCGAAGACCGTGCCGCCGAAGACGCCCTTGGCGCGGTCGAAGGTGCCGCTGGGGGCCATGATCTCGCCGCGCAGGCCGGCCGGCCCGGCGTCCGTGAACTGCTTGCGGGTCGGGGTGGGCCAGCTCAGGGCCTGGTCCATGAAGTCCCAGACCCAGCCGCCCTGGAGGACGTCGTAGCGGCGCACGAGGTCCCAGTACTTCTTGAAGTTGCCGTTGGAGTTCCCCATCGCGTGGGAGTACTCGATCATGACGTACGGCCGGGTGTCGGCGGTGTCCTTGGCCCGGGACTCGACGCGCGAGGGGCTGTCGTACATCTCCGAGCGGATGTCGCTGATCGCCGGCCGGTCGTCGCCCTCGTACTGGATGACGCGCGTGGTGTCGTACGACTTGATCCAGTCGTGCATCGCGACGAACGTGCTGCCGCCGCCCGCCTCGTTGCCGAGCGACCAGATGACGACCGAGGCGTGGTTCTTGTCGCGGTGGACCATGTTCTGCGCGCGGGAGACGCAGGCCTCGGTCCAGTCCGCGTGGTTGCCCGGGTACTCGCCGCGGATGCCATGGGTCTCGAGGTTGGTCTCGTCGACGAGGTACAGGCCGTACTCGTCGGCGAGTTCGAGCCACTGCGGGTTGTTGGGGTAGTGCGAGGTGCGGACGCTGTTCATGTTCATCCGCTTGATGATCTCGATGTCCTCGATCATGTCCGCGCGGGTGAGGGCGATACCGCGTTCGGGGTGCATCTCGTGCCGGTTGGTGCCGCGGAAGGAGACGGGCTTGCCGTTGATGCGCATCTGGCCGTCCTTGAGCGCGAACTCGCGCAGGCCGACGCGGTGGGACAGGGTCTCGATCACTCTTCCGGCGGGGTCGCGCAGCCGGAGGACGGCCGTGTAGAGGTACGGGTGTTCGGCCGACCAGAGCTTGGGCGCGGGGACGGCCCGGTCGGCCCGTACGGTCACGTCCTCGCCGACGGCGCCCACGTCGACGCGCTGGTGCAGGGGGCGGGACCAGACCGGGTGTCCGTGCGCGTCGTACAGCTGCGTCTCGACCGTGTACCGTCCGCCGTCGCCACCGCCGTAGGCGCGCACGCTCGCCGTGACCGACAGGGCGGCCGCCTGACAGCCGTCGCTCAGCGGGGTGTCCAGCTTGAAGTCGCGCAGGTGCACGGCCGGGGTGGAGTACAGGTAGACCGAGCGGAAGATGCCGCTCAGCCGGATCATGTCCTGGTCCTCCAGCCAGTCGCCGTCGGAGTAGCGGTAGACCTCGACGGCGATCTGGTTGGTGCCGGGCTTGAGGTGCTCGGTGATGTCGTAC
It encodes:
- a CDS encoding glycoside hydrolase family 2 TIM barrel-domain containing protein — translated: MPDTPLFPAGPSRPQGAPVSRRRLLEGGAAVLGALALSGSSAAVARAADGAAAESPEWNGRINLFQVGAEPPHTTLMPYANVRQALEADRTRSPYRLSLDGRWKFAYADRPDDRDTDFYRTDVDDRDWDTIPVPSAWQLHGYDFPIYVNITYPWWGPNGLGEEPQPPNAPTRYNPVGQYRRTFTVPRDWKGRRTFLHFEGVKSAHYVWINGELVGYKEDSFTPAEYDITEHLKPGTNQIAVEVYRYSDGDWLEDQDMIRLSGIFRSVYLYSTPAVHLRDFKLDTPLSDGCQAAALSVTASVRAYGGGDGGRYTVETQLYDAHGHPVWSRPLHQRVDVGAVGEDVTVRADRAVPAPKLWSAEHPYLYTAVLRLRDPAGRVIETLSHRVGLREFALKDGQMRINGKPVSFRGTNRHEMHPERGIALTRADMIEDIEIIKRMNMNSVRTSHYPNNPQWLELADEYGLYLVDETNLETHGIRGEYPGNHADWTEACVSRAQNMVHRDKNHASVVIWSLGNEAGGGSTFVAMHDWIKSYDTTRVIQYEGDDRPAISDIRSEMYDSPSRVESRAKDTADTRPYVMIEYSHAMGNSNGNFKKYWDLVRRYDVLQGGWVWDFMDQALSWPTPTRKQFTDAGPAGLRGEIMAPSGTFDRAKGVFGGTVFARDASLDLTGSLTLEAWITPHHLGYHQPIIAKGDTQYALKQTDDKLEFFIHGGGQWITASWALPDNWTGTEHHVAGVFDADAGRLTLYVDGEARATRTTTQKPARNTASLALATDMDNPSREFSGTIRRARVYARALSAGELASDGRGPDDDGVRFWFDAATVALTEKRPRQKTFFAYGGDWGDNPNDFNFVADGIVTADRRHTGKAAEIKRIYQAINAAPAAGDRLAPGAAVLLTNENLFTNLREFDGRWALVADGEVVQRGRLSRTQLDVAPLSSRKITVPFRVPDRPAPGTEYFLELSFTTKETTKWARAGFEVAKQQLPVDAGSPAVTPVPLDRVPAVTYEDTDGAVSVSGRGFAVTVDKKTGVITSYKARGAQLISSGPAPNFWRAPTDNDKGNGQHTRNQTWRDAGSRREVTGVAVRALRDRAVEIKVSGTLPTTTESSYTTTYTVFGNGEIKVDNTLHPGAASLPYLPEVGTLLFLPGRLNRLHYYGRGPEENHWDRNNGTDVGRWSGTVSGQWEPYIRPQENGNKTDVRWVALTGGHGAGLLVSGEPLLEVSASHFTPEDLSVGARHDYQLTPRDEVVLRLSHRQMGVGGDNSWGAHTHDEYKLFANRDYSYTYRLRPLTDLDEAMTASRRPTAAE